A stretch of Bradyrhizobium sp. AZCC 2262 DNA encodes these proteins:
- a CDS encoding CaiB/BaiF CoA transferase family protein has product MPNDNIFSGLKVVDLASFIAGPSAAVILSDFGADVIKVEPPSGELWRHANHLPPQPVAEDAYPWHLANRNKRGIALDLKSPSAQRVLEKLVKWADVLIVNTPHPARARLKLEYQDVVRWNPRLIYADISGFGDKGPDANLPGFDITSYWARSGLLSMTRDAGAPPTWPVAGSGDNATAVGLYSAIVTALYRRERTGEGAHVTTSLLAEGVWSASVSIQAALCDAKFFGLHDRKNPANAAMNVWRAKDDTWFVLIITPDKLAAVAKALDRVDLLTDPRFADPAKLMANMPALTAILDEIFCSKPMAHWYEVFNGVHVTFGAVRGPQEVINDPQLLANDIIVPLNGAGGKLTSTISSPLQVHGVVKVPANRAPRIGEHNEEVLRQLGFSATEIDGLHESGAIPKAKEHAALA; this is encoded by the coding sequence ATGCCGAACGACAATATTTTCTCCGGCCTCAAGGTGGTGGATCTCGCCAGCTTCATCGCGGGTCCGAGCGCTGCCGTGATTCTGTCCGACTTCGGCGCCGACGTCATCAAAGTGGAGCCGCCGAGCGGCGAGCTCTGGAGACATGCCAACCACCTCCCGCCCCAACCGGTCGCCGAGGACGCCTATCCCTGGCATCTGGCCAATCGCAACAAGCGCGGCATCGCTCTTGATCTGAAGTCTCCGAGCGCGCAGCGGGTTCTCGAAAAACTCGTCAAATGGGCTGACGTGCTCATCGTCAACACGCCGCATCCCGCGCGTGCACGATTGAAGCTCGAATATCAGGATGTGGTGCGGTGGAATCCGCGGCTGATCTACGCGGACATCTCTGGCTTCGGCGACAAAGGGCCGGACGCGAATCTCCCCGGCTTCGACATCACGTCGTATTGGGCACGCAGCGGATTGCTGTCGATGACGCGCGATGCCGGCGCGCCGCCGACCTGGCCGGTGGCCGGCAGCGGCGACAATGCCACCGCCGTCGGGCTTTATTCGGCGATCGTCACCGCCCTCTATCGTCGTGAACGCACCGGCGAGGGAGCGCATGTCACGACCTCGCTGCTTGCCGAAGGCGTGTGGTCCGCAAGCGTCTCGATCCAGGCCGCGCTGTGCGATGCAAAATTCTTCGGGCTGCACGACCGCAAGAATCCTGCGAATGCGGCGATGAACGTCTGGCGCGCCAAGGATGACACCTGGTTCGTTCTCATCATCACGCCCGACAAGCTGGCAGCCGTCGCCAAAGCCCTCGACCGCGTGGATCTCCTGACTGATCCGAGGTTTGCCGATCCTGCGAAACTGATGGCGAACATGCCGGCGCTCACTGCCATTCTGGACGAAATCTTCTGCTCAAAGCCGATGGCGCACTGGTACGAGGTCTTCAATGGCGTGCACGTCACGTTCGGCGCGGTGCGTGGGCCGCAAGAGGTGATCAACGATCCCCAGCTCCTGGCGAACGACATCATCGTTCCGCTCAATGGAGCCGGCGGCAAGCTGACGTCCACCATAAGCAGCCCGCTTCAGGTGCATGGCGTCGTCAAAGTGCCCGCGAATCGTGCCCCAAGGATTGGAGAACATAACGAGGAAGTTCTCCGGCAGCTCGGATTTAGCGCGACCGAAATCGATGGTTTGCATGAAAGCGGTGCCATTCCGAAAGCAAAGGAACACGCGGCTTTAGCGTGA